The Amycolatopsis sp. DG1A-15b genome window below encodes:
- a CDS encoding class I SAM-dependent methyltransferase, which produces MTTPEPADRVLARASLAEGNPTGWFEQLYTAAARGEAELPWARNVPNAELAAWASPGEGRRALVVGSALGDDAEFLAAAGWAVTAFDVASTAIEAARTRFPTSTVDYVVADLLNPPAQWRQAFDLIVEIINIQAMPRDFRPAAVASLAGFLAPGGTALVCEVAEENMDMANWQSPPWPFSRADIESVAQDGVRLVSLETIRDGARYWATFTR; this is translated from the coding sequence ATGACGACGCCGGAACCCGCCGACCGCGTACTCGCCCGCGCCTCCCTCGCCGAGGGCAACCCCACCGGGTGGTTCGAGCAGCTCTACACCGCCGCCGCGCGCGGCGAGGCCGAGCTGCCCTGGGCCCGCAACGTGCCGAACGCGGAGCTGGCCGCCTGGGCGAGCCCCGGCGAGGGCCGCCGTGCCCTGGTCGTCGGCAGCGCCCTCGGTGACGACGCCGAGTTCCTGGCCGCGGCCGGCTGGGCCGTCACCGCGTTCGACGTCGCCTCCACCGCGATCGAAGCCGCCCGCACCCGCTTCCCCACGTCCACAGTGGACTACGTGGTGGCGGACCTGCTGAACCCGCCGGCGCAGTGGCGGCAGGCCTTCGACCTGATCGTGGAGATCATAAACATCCAGGCGATGCCCCGGGACTTCCGGCCCGCCGCGGTGGCGTCGCTGGCCGGGTTCCTCGCCCCGGGCGGAACCGCGCTGGTTTGCGAAGTCGCGGAGGAGAACATGGACATGGCGAACTGGCAGAGCCCGCCGTGGCCGTTCAGCCGCGCAGACATCGAATCCGTCGCCCAGGACGGCGTCCGGCTGGTCAGCCTGGAAACCATCCGCGACGGCGCCCGCTACTGGGCCACCTTCACCCGTTAG
- a CDS encoding helix-turn-helix transcriptional regulator: MPIGRQASPVSRIWPSGGVHLWPPGGTSAADAHERGHLVYAARGVLSVHTERGTSIVPANRVAWTPAGFTHRHRAHGHTDMRIVFLPAALARLVPDRPAVFTASGLAREVLLALTGPREYDRAASARLRRVLVDELREAPEQPLHLPEPRDDRLRAIARRLYEEPGDNTPLAELGQRSGASARTLSRLFRDELGMTFHEWRTQVRVGHALVLLADGHDTAYTARACGWANPSHFIAAFTAVVGTTPGRHRANG; this comes from the coding sequence ATGCCCATTGGCCGCCAAGCCTCGCCGGTCTCGCGGATCTGGCCGTCCGGTGGGGTGCACCTGTGGCCGCCGGGCGGCACCAGCGCGGCGGACGCCCACGAGCGCGGGCACCTGGTCTACGCCGCCCGGGGTGTCCTGTCGGTGCACACCGAGCGGGGCACGTCGATCGTCCCGGCGAACCGGGTGGCCTGGACCCCGGCCGGCTTCACCCACCGGCACCGCGCGCACGGCCACACCGACATGCGGATCGTGTTCCTGCCCGCGGCACTGGCCCGGCTCGTGCCCGATCGGCCCGCGGTGTTCACCGCTTCGGGCCTGGCCCGCGAGGTGCTGCTCGCCCTCACCGGCCCGCGCGAGTACGACCGGGCCGCGAGCGCCCGCCTGCGCCGGGTCCTGGTCGACGAACTGCGCGAAGCACCCGAACAGCCGCTGCACCTGCCCGAACCCCGCGACGACCGGTTGCGGGCGATCGCGCGAAGGCTGTACGAGGAACCCGGGGACAACACCCCGCTGGCGGAACTCGGACAGCGGAGCGGGGCCAGTGCGCGCACGCTCAGCCGGTTGTTCCGCGACGAGCTCGGCATGACGTTCCACGAGTGGCGCACCCAGGTGCGCGTCGGCCACGCACTGGTCCTGCTCGCCGACGGCCACGACACCGCGTACACGGCCCGCGCGTGCGGATGGGCGAACCCGAGCCACTTCATCGCGGCGTTCACGGCCGTCGTCGGGACGACGCCCGGCCGCCACCGGGCTAACGGGTGA
- a CDS encoding zinc-binding dehydrogenase — protein sequence MKTMRAAVCVRAGGPEVLEIHEVPVPAVRDGWSLVQVRGTGLNRSELRTRQGHSPDVAFPRVLGIECVGTVAASTDPRIPDGATVAAMMGEMGRAFDGGYAEYALLPNPLLMPVTTTLPWDVLAALPETYLTAQGALDALGIGPGSRGRLLIRGGTSSVGLAAASIAAGHGLEIAATTRRPDKAAALTGQVLIDDGGPLDGLPQLWPDGPDWVLDLVGARTAVDSLRLVRRGGTVCVAGSLSGWIVPDFEPIAKIPSGTKLTAFHSDDRKGSTARLQRIVGEVEAGTYHPHVDRVFPLGEIAAAHRYMEDDRAAGKLVVVP from the coding sequence ATGAAGACGATGCGAGCGGCGGTTTGCGTCCGGGCCGGCGGCCCGGAGGTGCTGGAGATCCACGAGGTGCCGGTCCCGGCGGTCCGGGACGGCTGGAGCCTGGTGCAGGTGCGGGGGACCGGCCTGAACCGGTCGGAGCTGAGGACCCGGCAGGGGCACTCCCCGGACGTGGCCTTCCCGCGGGTGCTCGGGATCGAGTGCGTGGGGACCGTCGCCGCCTCGACCGACCCGCGGATCCCGGACGGCGCCACGGTCGCGGCGATGATGGGGGAGATGGGCCGCGCCTTCGACGGCGGCTACGCCGAATACGCCCTGCTGCCGAACCCGCTGCTGATGCCGGTCACCACCACCCTGCCCTGGGACGTCCTCGCGGCGCTGCCCGAGACGTACCTGACCGCCCAAGGCGCGCTCGACGCGCTCGGGATCGGCCCGGGCAGCCGCGGCCGGCTGCTGATCCGCGGCGGCACGTCCTCGGTCGGGCTGGCGGCCGCGTCGATCGCGGCCGGGCACGGCCTGGAGATCGCCGCCACCACCCGCCGCCCGGACAAGGCGGCCGCGCTGACCGGCCAGGTGCTCATCGACGACGGCGGCCCGCTGGACGGCCTGCCGCAGCTGTGGCCCGACGGCCCGGACTGGGTCCTCGACCTGGTCGGCGCCCGCACCGCCGTGGACTCCCTGCGCCTGGTCCGCCGGGGCGGCACGGTGTGCGTGGCCGGTTCGCTCAGCGGCTGGATCGTCCCGGACTTCGAGCCGATCGCGAAGATCCCGTCCGGCACCAAGCTCACCGCGTTCCACAGCGACGACCGCAAAGGCAGCACGGCCCGGCTGCAGCGGATCGTCGGCGAAGTGGAAGCCGGCACCTACCACCCGCACGTCGACCGGGTCTTCCCCTTGGGCGAGATCGCCGCCGCCCACCGGTACATGGAGGACGACCGCGCCGCCGGAAAACTCGTCGTCGTGCCTTGA
- a CDS encoding dienelactone hydrolase family protein encodes MPTQSLQIPTADGVADAFAAFPADGERHPGVLMYPDGLGIRPVLREMAEELAGRGYYVLVPNPFYRHGPAPVLDLPEHIGEAARPAIFARLMPMIEAHTTDRILPDADAYVRFLTTRPEVGPGPVAVTGYCIGGLLATHTAAAHPGRVAALAAFHAPVGAAGPDSLHRLTARVHFGHAETDLTPEALAELNRTLDAAGLEYTSEIYPGTVHGFTMSDTDAFDPAALRHHWDSLLALLDRSLT; translated from the coding sequence ATGCCCACCCAGTCACTGCAGATCCCCACCGCGGACGGCGTCGCCGACGCCTTCGCCGCGTTCCCCGCCGACGGCGAACGCCACCCCGGGGTGCTGATGTACCCGGACGGTTTGGGCATCCGGCCCGTGCTGCGCGAGATGGCCGAGGAACTGGCCGGTCGCGGGTACTACGTGCTCGTCCCCAACCCCTTCTACCGCCACGGCCCGGCGCCGGTGCTCGACCTCCCCGAGCACATCGGAGAAGCAGCCCGGCCCGCGATCTTCGCCCGGCTGATGCCGATGATCGAGGCGCACACCACCGACCGGATCCTGCCCGACGCCGACGCCTACGTGCGGTTCCTCACCACCCGGCCCGAGGTCGGCCCCGGACCGGTCGCGGTGACCGGCTACTGCATCGGCGGCCTCCTGGCCACGCACACCGCCGCGGCCCACCCCGGCCGGGTGGCCGCCCTCGCCGCGTTCCACGCGCCGGTGGGCGCAGCCGGGCCCGACAGCCTGCACCGGCTCACCGCCCGCGTCCACTTCGGCCACGCCGAAACCGACCTGACGCCCGAGGCCCTCGCCGAGCTCAACCGGACCCTGGACGCCGCGGGGCTCGAGTACACCTCCGAGATCTACCCCGGAACCGTCCACGGCTTCACCATGTCCGACACCGACGCCTTCGACCCCGCCGCCCTGCGGCACCACTGGGACAGCCTGCTGGCTCTCCTCGACCGCTCGCTGACCTAG
- a CDS encoding M20/M25/M40 family metallo-hydrolase, with protein MGDVADVVELCADLIRFDTTNRGGNDAEPERPAAEYVAAFLDGLGIPSRILEAAPGRASVIARVPGTDPSLPALLVQGHLDVVPADAADWSVPPFAGEVRDGYLWGRGATDMKDFVAMVLAALAGGARPRRELVLAFVADEEDRGDWGAHWLVARHPELFEGCAAAISESGGYTYHVPAADGRDVHLYPVGTAERGTAHLRLTARGRAGHGSRPNDENAVTRLVGALHRIAAHRWPVSLTPAVRAFLERTGAALGVPVDLSSSDGVDAAVAALGPAGGLVLPTIRNSTTPTMLDAGYKVNVIPSTATAQVDVRVLPGTDESLFAALDELLGEGVTREFVAHQPPVQAPVDSPWFASMASALQAEDPEAVVVPYCLGGGTDAKAFTRLGIDCYGFAPLWLPKGFPYRAMAHGVDERVPVEGLHFGTRVLTRFLENC; from the coding sequence ATGGGTGACGTGGCCGACGTCGTCGAGCTGTGCGCGGACCTGATCCGGTTCGACACGACCAACCGCGGCGGCAACGACGCCGAGCCGGAGCGGCCGGCGGCGGAGTACGTGGCCGCGTTCCTGGACGGCCTGGGCATCCCGTCGCGGATCCTCGAGGCCGCGCCGGGGCGGGCCAGTGTCATCGCGCGGGTGCCGGGCACCGATCCGTCGCTGCCCGCGCTGCTGGTGCAGGGGCACCTGGACGTCGTTCCGGCGGACGCGGCGGACTGGTCGGTGCCGCCGTTCGCCGGCGAGGTGCGCGACGGGTACCTGTGGGGCCGCGGCGCGACCGACATGAAGGACTTCGTGGCGATGGTGCTCGCGGCGCTGGCCGGCGGGGCGCGGCCGCGGCGCGAGCTGGTGCTGGCATTCGTCGCCGACGAGGAGGACCGCGGGGACTGGGGCGCGCACTGGCTGGTCGCCCGGCACCCGGAGCTGTTCGAGGGTTGTGCCGCGGCGATCAGCGAGTCGGGCGGCTACACCTACCACGTGCCCGCGGCCGACGGGCGTGACGTGCATCTGTACCCGGTCGGGACGGCCGAGCGCGGGACGGCGCACCTGCGGCTGACCGCGCGGGGCCGGGCCGGGCACGGGTCGCGGCCGAACGACGAGAACGCCGTCACCCGGCTGGTGGGTGCGCTGCACCGGATCGCCGCGCACCGCTGGCCGGTGTCGCTGACCCCGGCGGTGCGGGCGTTCCTGGAGCGGACCGGCGCGGCTTTGGGTGTCCCGGTCGACCTGTCGTCTTCGGACGGGGTGGACGCGGCGGTGGCCGCTCTCGGCCCGGCCGGCGGCCTGGTGCTGCCGACGATCCGCAACAGCACGACCCCGACGATGCTGGACGCGGGCTACAAGGTGAACGTGATCCCGTCGACGGCGACCGCGCAGGTCGACGTGCGGGTGCTGCCGGGTACCGATGAGTCGTTGTTCGCCGCGCTGGACGAGCTGCTCGGCGAGGGCGTGACGCGCGAGTTCGTCGCGCACCAGCCGCCGGTGCAGGCCCCGGTGGATTCCCCGTGGTTCGCCTCGATGGCGTCTGCGCTGCAGGCGGAGGATCCCGAAGCCGTGGTGGTGCCGTACTGCCTGGGTGGCGGGACGGACGCGAAAGCGTTCACGCGGCTGGGGATCGACTGCTACGGCTTCGCGCCGTTGTGGCTGCCGAAGGGGTTCCCGTACCGGGCGATGGCGCACGGGGTGGACGAGCGGGTGCCGGTCGAGGGCCTGCACTTCGGCACCCGCGTCCTGACCCGGTTCCTCGAGAACTGCTAG
- a CDS encoding M55 family metallopeptidase — MHILISADMEGATGVTWTDDVVPGSPQWDRFRRLFTGDVNAVLAGLYEAGASDVLVNEAHSSQRNLLLEDLDPRARMLTGRHKPLSMMQGIDSGVDGVVFLGYHAGAGFDGVLSHTYLENQITGVWLDDVPASEGRLNAGMAAEYGVPVLLVSGDDKTCDDARDYAPEAELVQVKECVSRYAAICLPPSRTAELLTGAAAEAMGRAGREERRVGPHRIEVEFDASHLAQSTAVIPTVEQIGTRRVGFDAPTMTEAMKAFKVVTAIAAGAVQGIYG, encoded by the coding sequence ATGCACATCCTGATCTCGGCGGACATGGAGGGCGCCACCGGCGTCACCTGGACCGACGACGTCGTGCCCGGTTCGCCGCAGTGGGACCGCTTCCGGCGGCTGTTCACCGGCGACGTCAACGCGGTGCTGGCCGGGCTGTACGAGGCCGGCGCGAGTGACGTGCTGGTCAATGAAGCCCATTCGTCGCAGCGGAATCTGCTGCTGGAGGACCTCGACCCGCGGGCGCGGATGCTCACCGGGCGGCACAAGCCGCTGTCGATGATGCAGGGCATCGATTCCGGTGTGGACGGTGTGGTGTTCCTCGGCTACCACGCCGGCGCGGGCTTCGACGGGGTGCTCTCCCACACGTACCTGGAGAACCAGATCACCGGGGTGTGGCTGGACGACGTCCCGGCGAGCGAAGGCAGGCTGAACGCGGGCATGGCCGCGGAGTACGGCGTCCCTGTCCTGCTCGTTTCGGGTGACGACAAAACGTGTGACGACGCCCGTGATTACGCTCCGGAGGCGGAGCTGGTCCAGGTGAAGGAATGCGTGAGCCGGTACGCGGCGATCTGCCTGCCGCCGTCGCGGACGGCGGAGCTGCTGACCGGCGCGGCGGCCGAGGCCATGGGGCGCGCGGGCCGGGAGGAACGCCGGGTGGGCCCGCACCGGATCGAGGTGGAGTTCGACGCGAGCCACCTGGCGCAGTCGACGGCGGTGATCCCCACGGTGGAGCAGATCGGGACGCGGCGGGTCGGGTTCGACGCGCCGACCATGACCGAGGCGATGAAGGCGTTCAAGGTCGTCACGGCGATCGCGGCGGGGGCGGTGCAGGGCATCTATGGGTGA
- a CDS encoding ABC transporter substrate-binding protein produces the protein MGWFSVQFQRRAGRLARVGAVVAAATLAAIPLAVPAQAQQGKVLRVALTTGIDHLNPFTAVLSASTQIGRFTFEFLTVPNAEKAEASPALAESWTPSPDKLTWTFKIRSGVKWSDGQPVTAKDAAFTFNRMLTDENARTANGNYVANFETVTAPDDTTLVIKTKTVQVNMNLLDVPIVPQHIWEPVKDLKDPKTDDLAIAGVSDGPYQVTEYKPNEYVKFKANKDYWRGAPKVDELQLLQFKDTEAAVNALKQGEVDAINRLNPNQFAALQNQQGITTNAAPGRRYDELSINFGVTDNANNPIGDGNPVLKDINVRKAITQAVDTQAIVDKVLKGLGQVGGGVVPPIYADYHWDPSAAEKVKFDLAAANTTLDQAGYGKGPDGVRTAPGGAKLELRLTGHANRSYDQGVAQYVTGWLKDIGITVKQDLVSDDELSDRTETGKYDLAIGGYGTSPDPDYALSLHTCAARPSPDGKGGSTDTFFCDAAYDDLYKKQLTETDDAKRAGYVKQAQARLYSQFPTIVLDYQNALEAYRSDKFSGFTTQPQPKGAILEQTGYWGVYGATPAGTTDTASSSSGSTVLWIVLGAVVVVVLVGGGIMLGRRGKTAEDRE, from the coding sequence ATGGGGTGGTTTTCGGTGCAGTTCCAACGCAGAGCCGGGCGATTGGCCCGCGTGGGCGCGGTCGTCGCGGCCGCGACACTGGCGGCGATCCCGCTCGCCGTTCCCGCCCAGGCCCAGCAGGGCAAGGTGCTGCGGGTCGCGCTCACCACCGGCATCGACCACCTCAACCCCTTCACCGCCGTGCTGTCGGCATCCACACAAATCGGCCGGTTCACCTTCGAGTTCCTGACCGTCCCGAACGCGGAAAAGGCCGAAGCCTCGCCCGCGCTCGCCGAGTCGTGGACCCCGTCGCCGGACAAGCTGACCTGGACCTTCAAGATCCGCAGCGGCGTCAAGTGGAGCGACGGGCAGCCGGTGACCGCCAAGGACGCGGCCTTCACCTTCAACCGCATGCTCACCGACGAGAACGCCCGCACCGCCAACGGCAACTACGTGGCCAACTTCGAGACGGTCACCGCGCCCGACGACACCACCCTCGTCATCAAGACCAAGACCGTCCAGGTCAACATGAACCTGCTCGACGTCCCGATCGTGCCGCAGCACATCTGGGAGCCGGTCAAGGACCTCAAGGACCCCAAGACGGACGACCTCGCCATCGCCGGCGTCTCCGACGGCCCGTACCAGGTCACCGAGTACAAGCCGAACGAGTACGTCAAGTTCAAGGCCAACAAGGACTACTGGCGCGGCGCCCCCAAGGTCGACGAACTGCAGCTGCTGCAGTTCAAGGACACCGAAGCGGCGGTCAACGCGCTCAAGCAGGGCGAAGTCGACGCCATCAACCGGCTCAACCCCAACCAGTTCGCCGCGCTGCAGAACCAGCAGGGCATCACCACCAACGCCGCCCCCGGCCGCCGCTACGACGAGCTGTCGATCAACTTCGGCGTCACCGACAACGCCAACAACCCGATCGGGGACGGCAACCCCGTCCTCAAGGACATCAACGTCCGCAAGGCCATCACGCAGGCCGTGGACACCCAGGCCATCGTCGACAAGGTCCTCAAGGGCCTCGGCCAGGTCGGCGGCGGCGTCGTGCCCCCCATCTACGCCGACTACCACTGGGACCCCAGCGCCGCCGAGAAGGTCAAGTTCGACCTCGCCGCCGCCAACACGACCCTCGACCAGGCCGGCTACGGGAAAGGCCCCGACGGCGTCCGCACCGCTCCCGGCGGCGCCAAGCTGGAACTGCGCCTGACCGGTCACGCCAACCGCAGCTACGACCAGGGCGTCGCCCAGTACGTCACCGGCTGGCTCAAGGACATCGGCATCACCGTCAAGCAGGACCTGGTCTCCGACGACGAGCTGTCCGACCGCACCGAGACCGGCAAGTACGACCTCGCCATCGGCGGCTACGGCACCAGCCCCGACCCGGACTACGCGCTGTCGCTGCACACCTGCGCCGCCCGGCCCAGCCCGGACGGCAAGGGCGGCAGCACCGACACCTTCTTCTGCGACGCCGCCTACGACGACCTCTACAAGAAGCAGCTGACCGAGACCGACGACGCCAAGCGCGCCGGGTACGTCAAGCAGGCCCAGGCCCGGCTCTACAGCCAGTTCCCCACGATCGTGCTCGACTACCAGAACGCGCTCGAGGCCTACCGCTCCGACAAGTTCTCCGGCTTCACCACCCAGCCGCAGCCCAAGGGCGCCATCCTCGAGCAGACCGGCTACTGGGGCGTCTACGGCGCCACCCCGGCCGGCACCACCGACACCGCGAGCAGTAGCTCCGGCAGCACCGTGCTCTGGATCGTCCTCGGCGCGGTCGTCGTGGTGGTCCTCGTCGGCGGCGGCATCATGCTCGGCCGCCGCGGCAAGACGGCAGAGGACCGCGAGTAA
- a CDS encoding ABC transporter permease has translation MTTPDQAAVLVDPDEHRGGTGTARFVLKKLLEALISIVLVIVLFFFLFRMLPGDPVAAMTRDHPTSPQMIAELREKMGVDKPVFVQFGNYFWGLLHGDLGESRLLNNGRPVADMIGERLWPTILLVGSATLLAVVLGLWLGIRAAWRRDSFFDRSQTGLALTLWSVPQFWLGLMLLVVTNGLFPSRGMHSPDAAPDVLSQTLDVLHHLVLPCVTLLAVFYAQYMLIMRSSLLGEMNADYLTTARAKGLRDDLVRRRHAVPNALLPTTTLVFMQFGSVLAGAVTVEAVFSWPGLGQLTYEALHGPDLPVLQGVFTVLAGAVVLMNLLAELLYRVLDPRVRTS, from the coding sequence ATGACCACCCCCGACCAGGCCGCGGTGCTCGTCGACCCCGACGAGCACCGCGGCGGGACCGGCACGGCCCGGTTCGTGCTCAAGAAGCTCCTCGAAGCGCTGATCAGCATCGTGCTGGTGATCGTGCTGTTCTTCTTCCTCTTCCGGATGCTGCCCGGCGACCCGGTCGCGGCGATGACCCGCGACCACCCCACCAGCCCCCAGATGATCGCCGAGCTGCGCGAGAAGATGGGCGTCGACAAGCCCGTCTTCGTCCAGTTCGGCAACTACTTCTGGGGCCTGCTGCACGGCGACCTCGGCGAATCCCGGCTGCTCAACAACGGCCGCCCGGTCGCCGACATGATCGGCGAACGGCTCTGGCCGACCATCCTGCTCGTCGGCAGCGCCACCCTGCTCGCCGTCGTCCTCGGGCTGTGGCTCGGCATCCGCGCCGCCTGGCGCCGCGACAGCTTCTTCGACCGCAGCCAGACCGGGCTCGCGCTGACCCTGTGGTCGGTCCCGCAGTTCTGGCTCGGCCTGATGCTGCTCGTGGTGACCAACGGCCTGTTCCCCAGCCGCGGCATGCACTCCCCGGACGCCGCACCCGACGTCCTCTCCCAGACCCTCGACGTCCTGCACCACCTCGTGCTCCCGTGCGTCACGCTGCTGGCGGTGTTCTACGCCCAGTACATGCTGATCATGCGGTCGTCGCTGCTGGGGGAGATGAACGCCGACTACCTCACCACCGCCCGCGCCAAGGGCCTGCGCGACGACCTCGTCCGCCGCCGCCACGCCGTCCCCAACGCCCTGCTGCCCACCACCACGCTGGTGTTCATGCAGTTCGGCTCGGTGCTGGCCGGCGCGGTCACCGTCGAGGCCGTGTTCAGCTGGCCCGGCCTCGGCCAGCTCACCTACGAGGCCCTGCACGGGCCCGACCTGCCGGTGCTGCAGGGCGTGTTCACCGTCCTGGCCGGCGCGGTGGTGCTGATGAACCTGCTCGCGGAACTGCTCTACCGCGTGCTCGACCCGAGGGTGCGTACCTCATGA
- a CDS encoding ABC transporter permease, giving the protein MTTAETPRQITWARRRASLKRTWREFAGQRAALTGLVLLGATVLVALLLPLISDETGLDVTKATGAPLSPPNADFWLGTDNFGRSVLLMTVWGTRISLLVGFSAALLSVVIGTLIGITAAHFGGWVSATLLRFTDFFLVLPSLILAIALSAVLPKGVGTIIIAIGLTAWPSTARLVRAQTLTIESRPYIERAHALGGGHLHIIGRHVLPGVMPLVLANTTLVVGNAVIADATLSFLGVGDPNSITWGLVLENALNNGAISRGAWWNVLPPGIAIVLVVLFFTLVGRGLETVFNPRLKK; this is encoded by the coding sequence ATGACCACCGCCGAGACACCCCGGCAGATCACCTGGGCGCGCCGCCGGGCGTCGCTGAAGAGGACCTGGCGCGAGTTCGCCGGCCAGCGGGCCGCGCTCACCGGGCTCGTCCTGCTCGGCGCCACCGTGCTCGTCGCCCTGCTCCTGCCGCTGATCAGCGACGAGACCGGCCTCGACGTCACCAAGGCCACCGGGGCACCGCTGTCCCCGCCGAACGCCGACTTCTGGCTCGGCACCGACAACTTCGGCCGCTCGGTGCTGCTGATGACCGTGTGGGGCACCCGGATCTCCCTGCTCGTCGGGTTCTCCGCGGCACTGCTGTCGGTCGTCATCGGCACCCTGATCGGCATCACCGCCGCCCACTTCGGCGGCTGGGTGTCGGCGACCCTGCTGCGGTTCACCGACTTCTTCCTGGTGCTGCCCTCCCTGATCCTCGCGATCGCGCTCTCGGCGGTGCTGCCCAAGGGCGTCGGCACGATCATCATCGCCATCGGCCTCACCGCCTGGCCCAGCACCGCCCGGCTCGTCCGCGCCCAGACACTCACCATCGAGAGCCGCCCCTACATCGAGCGCGCCCACGCCCTCGGCGGCGGCCACCTGCACATCATCGGCCGGCACGTGCTGCCCGGCGTGATGCCGCTGGTCCTGGCCAACACCACCCTCGTCGTCGGCAACGCCGTCATCGCCGACGCGACCCTGTCGTTCCTCGGCGTCGGCGACCCCAACTCCATCACCTGGGGCCTGGTGCTGGAAAACGCGCTCAACAACGGCGCCATCAGCCGCGGCGCCTGGTGGAACGTGCTCCCGCCGGGCATCGCCATCGTCCTCGTCGTCCTCTTCTTCACCCTGGTAGGCCGGGGCCTGGAGACCGTGTTCAACCCGAGGTTGAAGAAGTGA
- a CDS encoding ABC transporter ATP-binding protein, which translates to MTTPLLQLTDLNVTYAVGDSEVPAVRGVGLTLDPGGTLGVAGESGSGKSTVAMSVLRLLPRTAKITGEILLDGEDVTTMKWGRLRAVRWAEASVVFQGAMHALNPVRKIGEQIAEPLRLHPPAGKTLTDAAVDARVAELLTQVDLPPSRAGAYPHELSGGQKQRVMIAMALACSPRLIIADEPTTALDVIVQAQVLALLAKLVAEQHIGLIMISHDLSVLAATCERIAVMYDGQIVEEGPSAEVMGSPRHDHTRALAAAFPTVGDPVSRFAPATSTPLPPEPANRVPGGEPLLAAENLRVSFRDRTGKRIDAVAGVDLTVSRDEIVALVGQSGSGKTTLARTLLGLQKPDSGVVRYAGKPVPAGGAGLKAYRRQVQLVLQDPTSALNPAHTVYEAVAEGPRIHRLADERAVVHRALEAAELRPAEKYADRLPHQLSGGQRQRVVIAGALALEPSVVVADEPVASLDASVRGEILALLLRLRRELGLAALVITHDLGLAWNIADRVAVMYRGELVETGTVEQVLLDPRHEYTKSLLAALPGGTLQHRTVET; encoded by the coding sequence GTGACCACCCCGCTGCTGCAGCTCACCGACCTGAACGTCACCTACGCGGTGGGGGACTCCGAAGTCCCCGCCGTCCGCGGCGTCGGCCTCACCCTCGATCCCGGCGGCACCCTCGGCGTCGCCGGCGAGTCCGGCTCGGGCAAGTCCACCGTCGCGATGAGCGTGCTGCGGCTGTTGCCGCGCACCGCGAAGATCACCGGCGAAATCCTCCTCGACGGCGAAGACGTCACCACCATGAAGTGGGGACGTCTTCGCGCGGTCCGCTGGGCCGAGGCGTCGGTGGTATTCCAGGGCGCCATGCACGCACTCAACCCCGTCCGCAAGATCGGCGAGCAGATCGCCGAACCGCTGCGGCTGCACCCGCCCGCCGGCAAGACGCTCACCGACGCCGCTGTCGACGCCCGCGTCGCCGAGCTGCTCACCCAGGTCGACCTGCCCCCGAGCCGGGCCGGTGCCTACCCCCACGAGCTGTCCGGCGGGCAGAAGCAGCGCGTCATGATCGCCATGGCGCTGGCCTGCTCGCCCCGGCTGATCATCGCCGACGAGCCGACCACCGCCCTCGACGTCATCGTCCAGGCCCAGGTCCTCGCCCTGCTCGCCAAGCTGGTCGCCGAACAGCACATCGGGCTGATCATGATCAGCCACGACCTGTCCGTGCTCGCCGCCACCTGCGAACGCATCGCCGTCATGTACGACGGGCAGATCGTCGAGGAAGGCCCCAGCGCCGAGGTGATGGGCTCACCTCGCCACGACCACACGCGAGCGCTGGCCGCTGCGTTCCCCACCGTCGGCGACCCGGTGTCCCGCTTCGCCCCGGCCACCAGCACCCCGCTGCCGCCCGAACCGGCGAACCGCGTTCCCGGCGGTGAGCCGCTGCTGGCCGCGGAGAACCTGCGCGTGTCCTTCCGCGACCGCACCGGCAAGCGCATCGACGCCGTCGCCGGCGTCGACCTCACGGTGTCCCGCGACGAGATCGTCGCCCTGGTCGGCCAGTCCGGCTCCGGCAAGACCACGCTCGCCCGCACCCTGCTGGGCCTGCAGAAACCCGATTCCGGCGTGGTCCGCTACGCCGGGAAACCCGTCCCTGCCGGCGGGGCCGGGCTCAAGGCCTACCGCCGTCAGGTCCAGCTCGTCCTGCAGGACCCGACGAGCGCGCTCAACCCGGCCCACACCGTGTACGAGGCCGTGGCCGAAGGCCCGCGGATCCACCGGCTCGCCGACGAGCGGGCCGTCGTCCACCGGGCGCTGGAAGCCGCGGAGCTGCGGCCCGCCGAGAAGTACGCCGACCGGCTCCCGCACCAGCTCTCCGGCGGCCAGCGCCAGCGCGTCGTCATCGCCGGGGCGCTGGCGCTCGAGCCGTCGGTGGTGGTGGCCGACGAGCCGGTCGCCTCCCTCGACGCCTCCGTCCGCGGCGAAATTCTCGCCCTGCTGCTGCGGCTGCGCCGCGAACTCGGCCTCGCCGCGCTCGTGATCACCCACGACCTGGGCCTGGCCTGGAACATCGCCGACCGCGTCGCCGTGATGTACCGCGGCGAGCTCGTCGAAACCGGGACCGTCGAACAGGTCCTGCTCGACCCGCGGCACGAGTACACGAAGTCCCTGCTGGCCGCCCTGCCCGGCGGCACCCTCCAGCACCGCACCGTCGAAACCTGA